The following proteins are encoded in a genomic region of Methanomicrobia archaeon:
- a CDS encoding 30S ribosomal protein S28e — MSEEKGTPAEIVEIVGRTGMHGESVQVKCKILEGDNRGRIITRNCIGPIRVGDILMLVETAREVRKLTRR, encoded by the coding sequence ATGAGCGAAGAGAAAGGGACACCTGCCGAGATCGTAGAAATCGTTGGCCGCACCGGTATGCATGGCGAATCCGTTCAGGTGAAATGCAAGATACTGGAAGGCGATAATAGAGGGCGAATAATTACGCGGAATTGCATTGGACCCATACGCGTCGGTGATATCTTGATGCTGGTGGAGACGGCGCGCGAGGTACGGAAACTAACACGGAGGTAA
- a CDS encoding ORC1-type DNA replication protein: MENLFEDLINDGGVFANKEVLRATYIPERLPHRWEQIKALADVLSSALKGETPSNILIFGKTGTGKTSTVKYVSKELEAMAQKTGAKCSILYINSEVFDTQYRVFAYLARIFNKRVPMIGWPTDMVYSEFKTALDAEERRVIITLDEVDKLASKGDEALYNLSRINGELDNARVSLIGISNDLTFTDLLDPRVKSSLGEEEVIFPPYNAEQLKDILYARAGRAFYPDVLECAVIPLCAALAASEHGDARRALDLLRLSGEIAERLGTRTVTEEHVRQASERLEMNRVTEVVKTLPLQSKIVLSSVYLLCKERNKRRFSSGEVYAMYHRVCNQLDMDPLTQRRVTDFVSELDILGLINAVIVSKGRYGRTKEISLSIPEECVQPVLQEDYKLKAISSIRVGKQTTF; encoded by the coding sequence ATGGAGAATCTGTTCGAAGACCTGATAAACGACGGAGGGGTATTTGCCAACAAGGAAGTGCTTCGCGCGACCTATATTCCCGAACGGCTTCCGCACCGCTGGGAGCAGATCAAGGCGCTCGCCGACGTCCTCTCCTCGGCCTTAAAGGGTGAGACACCCTCGAACATCCTTATCTTCGGGAAAACCGGGACCGGCAAAACCTCCACGGTCAAATATGTGAGTAAGGAACTGGAGGCCATGGCGCAGAAAACCGGTGCCAAGTGCTCGATCCTTTATATCAACAGCGAGGTCTTCGATACGCAGTACCGGGTCTTCGCCTATCTTGCCCGGATCTTCAATAAACGGGTTCCGATGATCGGGTGGCCGACGGACATGGTCTACTCGGAATTCAAGACCGCGCTCGATGCTGAAGAGCGGCGCGTCATCATCACTCTCGATGAGGTCGACAAATTGGCGAGCAAGGGCGACGAAGCGCTCTACAACCTCTCCCGGATCAACGGCGAGCTCGATAACGCTCGGGTGAGCCTCATCGGGATCTCGAACGATCTAACCTTCACTGATCTCCTCGATCCGCGAGTAAAATCGTCATTGGGCGAGGAAGAGGTCATATTCCCGCCGTACAATGCCGAGCAGTTGAAAGATATCCTCTACGCGCGTGCGGGTAGGGCTTTTTATCCTGATGTGCTCGAGTGTGCCGTGATTCCGCTCTGTGCCGCGCTTGCCGCATCCGAGCATGGTGATGCGCGACGTGCGCTCGATCTCCTCCGGCTTTCAGGCGAGATTGCTGAACGCTTGGGCACGCGGACGGTGACTGAGGAGCACGTGCGGCAAGCGAGTGAGAGGCTGGAGATGAACCGTGTGACGGAGGTGGTCAAGACCTTGCCACTCCAATCGAAGATAGTACTCAGCAGTGTGTACTTGCTGTGCAAAGAACGGAACAAACGGCGGTTCTCGAGCGGTGAAGTGTATGCTATGTACCATCGCGTCTGCAATCAGCTGGACATGGATCCGCTGACGCAGCGCCGGGTCACCGATTTCGTCTCCGAACTCGACATCCTCGGGCTGATCAATGCCGTGATCGTGAGCAAGGGCAGGTACGGCAGGACCAAGGAGATCTCGCTCAGCATACCTGAGGAGTGCGTGCAGCCAGTGCTTCAAGAAGACTATAAACTTAAAGCCATATCTTCTATAAGAGTAGGGAAGCAGACAACATTTTAG
- a CDS encoding 50S ribosomal protein L24e, producing the protein MEQRCSFCDTRLAHGTGKMFVRRDGTVLYFCSSKCERNMLKLRRKSRKLKWAASAKD; encoded by the coding sequence ATGGAACAGCGATGCTCGTTCTGTGATACACGGCTCGCGCACGGAACCGGGAAGATGTTCGTGCGGCGCGACGGCACCGTCCTGTATTTCTGCAGCTCCAAATGCGAGCGGAATATGCTCAAGCTGCGCCGGAAGAGCAGGAAGTTGAAGTGGGCGGCGAGTGCCAAGGATTGA
- a CDS encoding 4-demethylwyosine synthase TYW1: protein MRAISKYAEGALLTLERQGYHFVGTHQHSAVKTCLWLRKSLRGEGNCYKGKFYGIRAHRCVQMTPSIFCNQRCVHCWRPLEAVTVDRDEVAVIWDPPEEIVEACLQEQQRLISGFKGSAKTSGELFEEAMNPKHVAISLIGEPTLYPQLTELIEQFKARGMTTFLVTNGTKPEMIRSIRPYQLYLSLNAPDESTYQKTAHAHLWHQVLDSLEVMHQLKGQTRRVIRITCIAGMNMLNPAGYAALVGRASPDFIEVKAYMHLGYSRKRLTRAAMPPHARVRAFAAAIADELATVGYPYTVADESEISRVVLLAAQP from the coding sequence ATGAGGGCTATATCGAAGTACGCTGAGGGAGCACTGCTCACCCTGGAACGGCAGGGTTACCACTTCGTCGGTACGCACCAGCATAGCGCGGTGAAAACGTGTCTCTGGCTACGGAAATCGCTACGCGGTGAGGGTAACTGTTACAAAGGTAAATTCTACGGGATTCGTGCGCATCGATGCGTCCAGATGACGCCCTCCATCTTCTGTAACCAGCGGTGTGTTCATTGCTGGCGACCCCTTGAAGCCGTTACCGTCGATCGCGATGAGGTGGCGGTGATCTGGGATCCGCCCGAGGAGATCGTTGAAGCGTGCTTACAGGAGCAGCAGCGGCTTATATCTGGCTTCAAGGGCTCGGCAAAGACCAGCGGCGAGCTGTTTGAAGAAGCGATGAACCCCAAGCATGTGGCGATCTCGCTCATCGGTGAGCCGACGCTCTACCCACAGTTGACGGAGCTGATCGAGCAGTTTAAGGCGCGTGGTATGACGACCTTTCTGGTAACTAACGGTACGAAGCCTGAGATGATCCGCTCGATTCGTCCCTATCAGTTGTACCTCTCGTTAAACGCGCCTGACGAGTCCACGTACCAGAAAACGGCGCACGCTCACTTATGGCACCAGGTCCTGGACTCCCTGGAGGTAATGCATCAGTTAAAGGGGCAAACGAGGCGCGTTATTCGGATTACCTGTATCGCGGGTATGAACATGCTCAATCCGGCAGGCTACGCGGCACTGGTGGGTCGCGCCAGTCCCGACTTCATCGAGGTGAAGGCCTATATGCATCTCGGGTATTCGCGGAAGCGGCTAACCCGGGCTGCAATGCCCCCGCATGCGCGTGTGCGCGCATTTGCGGCAGCAATTGCGGACGAATTGGCGACGGTCGGGTATCCCTACACCGTGGCCGATGAATCCGAGATCAGCCGGGTGGTTCTTCTCGCCGCCCAGCCGTGA
- a CDS encoding thiolase domain-containing protein gives MREVAIIGAGTTLFGELWERSFRDLAVEAGLRAIEDAGISGEEIQALYGGNMSAGRFIEQEHIGALIADYAGLARLHIAATRAEAACASGALAMHLAVLSIASGWYDLVIAAGVEKMTDVGSDSVEELLASSVDRKWEVIYGATLPSLFAQMARLHMTRYNTTAEQMAQVAVKNHANAVHNPIAQYRREISLESVLTSPLVADPLRMLDCSSIADGASAVVVCAAEKARQYTDSPIYVKASTQASDTISLHDRRDLITMDATVTAAKNAYQQASLQPSQIDLAEVHDSYTIAELIAIEDLGFVKKGEGGNATEAGETALGGRIPINPSGGLKACGHPLGATGIRQIAEITQQLRGEAGKRQVQGAEVALTHNIGGTGGTAIVHILTR, from the coding sequence ATGCGAGAGGTAGCAATAATCGGTGCAGGAACGACGCTCTTTGGCGAGCTCTGGGAGCGCTCCTTCCGTGACCTCGCGGTCGAGGCAGGGCTCCGGGCGATCGAGGATGCGGGCATCAGCGGTGAGGAGATCCAGGCGCTCTACGGCGGGAACATGTCGGCGGGTCGGTTCATCGAGCAAGAGCACATAGGTGCGCTGATTGCCGATTATGCAGGCCTCGCACGACTGCATATCGCCGCTACCCGTGCAGAAGCCGCATGCGCGTCCGGTGCGCTGGCGATGCATCTGGCGGTACTGTCTATAGCCTCCGGCTGGTACGACCTCGTGATCGCCGCGGGCGTCGAGAAGATGACCGACGTGGGATCGGATAGCGTGGAAGAGCTGCTTGCATCTTCAGTGGATCGTAAATGGGAAGTGATCTACGGCGCGACCCTGCCTTCGCTCTTCGCGCAAATGGCGCGGCTGCACATGACGCGTTACAATACCACTGCGGAACAGATGGCTCAGGTGGCGGTCAAGAATCATGCGAACGCCGTCCATAACCCGATAGCACAATATCGGCGAGAAATAAGCCTCGAAAGCGTACTCACGTCGCCGCTCGTCGCCGATCCACTTCGTATGCTCGATTGCTCCAGTATCGCGGATGGCGCGTCCGCGGTCGTGGTCTGTGCCGCGGAGAAGGCACGGCAGTATACCGATTCCCCCATCTATGTTAAGGCATCCACCCAGGCGAGTGATACCATCTCGCTCCACGACCGCCGCGATCTCATCACGATGGATGCCACGGTCACGGCGGCCAAGAATGCGTACCAGCAGGCGTCTCTGCAACCCTCACAGATTGACCTCGCCGAGGTCCATGACTCCTATACTATCGCCGAGTTAATCGCGATAGAGGATTTGGGTTTCGTAAAGAAGGGCGAAGGTGGCAATGCGACCGAAGCAGGGGAGACCGCGTTAGGTGGACGAATACCCATAAATCCGTCTGGCGGGCTGAAAGCCTGCGGTCACCCACTGGGCGCAACGGGTATACGGCAGATCGCGGAAATAACGCAGCAGCTAAGGGGCGAGGCGGGAAAGCGGCAGGTGCAGGGTGCGGAGGTCGCTCTCACGCACAATATCGGCGGAACCGGAGGAACGGCGATCGTCCACATCTTAACCCGCTGA
- a CDS encoding hydroxymethylglutaryl-CoA synthase, translating into MIGVVSYGVYVPYYRIRVDDIASQWGENSANIKAGLLVEEKSVPDLDEDTATIAIEAARAAIRRANLDPTKIGAIYVGSESHPYAVKPTATIVAAAIGASPAITAADFEFACKAGTAAIQAAMGLVSLDKITYGLAIGADVSQSSPGDALEYSAGAGGAAYIIGQEEVVAEIEEYASFTSDTPDFWRRDLQKYPAHSGRFTGEPAYFRHTISASQLLMEKAGFKPDDFDFAVFHQPNGKFPLKAAKSLGFNTAQLKPGLMVTHFGNTYSASSLIGLAATFDQATPGQRILLTSFGSGAGSDSFAFRVTDRIDALREQAPKVESFILFKKYLNYAAYAKHQGKIRM; encoded by the coding sequence ATGATAGGGGTGGTCTCTTACGGCGTCTATGTACCCTATTACCGGATACGGGTGGATGATATAGCGAGCCAGTGGGGCGAGAACTCCGCGAATATTAAGGCCGGATTGCTCGTGGAGGAGAAGTCCGTGCCCGACCTCGACGAGGATACCGCTACCATTGCGATTGAGGCTGCTCGAGCCGCTATCAGGCGCGCGAACCTCGATCCCACAAAGATCGGGGCGATCTATGTGGGCTCGGAGAGCCATCCGTATGCCGTCAAGCCCACGGCCACTATCGTTGCCGCCGCAATCGGCGCGTCACCCGCGATCACCGCGGCCGACTTCGAATTCGCATGTAAAGCGGGAACGGCGGCTATACAGGCCGCTATGGGGCTCGTTTCACTCGATAAGATCACCTACGGTCTCGCCATCGGGGCTGACGTCTCGCAATCGAGCCCCGGCGATGCGCTCGAGTACTCCGCAGGTGCGGGTGGTGCGGCCTATATCATCGGGCAGGAGGAGGTGGTCGCTGAGATTGAAGAGTATGCATCTTTCACCTCCGACACACCGGACTTCTGGCGCCGCGACCTCCAGAAGTACCCTGCGCACAGTGGCCGATTCACCGGGGAGCCTGCGTACTTCCGGCATACGATCTCCGCATCCCAGTTACTCATGGAGAAGGCGGGCTTCAAACCGGACGATTTCGACTTCGCCGTCTTCCATCAGCCGAACGGGAAATTCCCGCTCAAGGCCGCGAAGTCGCTCGGGTTCAATACCGCGCAGCTGAAGCCCGGGCTGATGGTCACGCATTTCGGGAATACCTATTCCGCGTCCTCGCTGATCGGACTTGCCGCGACCTTCGACCAGGCGACTCCGGGGCAGCGCATCTTATTAACCTCATTCGGCTCCGGTGCCGGCTCTGACTCCTTCGCCTTCCGCGTCACTGATCGGATCGACGCACTGCGCGAGCAGGCGCCGAAGGTCGAGTCATTCATCCTCTTCAAGAAATATCTCAATTACGCCGCGTACGCGAAACATCAAGGAAAGATACGGATGTGA
- a CDS encoding 50S ribosomal protein L7ae, producing the protein MGDKEGKGKSVSGHLKFEVPEELQTKALEAVELARATGSVKKGTNESTKTIERGLAKLVLISEDITPAEIVMHLPPLCEEKGVPYLYVKNQKDLGSACGINKGCASVAIVDPGKADEAISKIAEELKTLKG; encoded by the coding sequence ATGGGCGATAAAGAAGGAAAGGGAAAATCGGTGTCCGGACATCTCAAGTTCGAGGTACCAGAGGAGTTACAGACCAAAGCACTGGAGGCAGTAGAACTGGCGAGAGCTACAGGATCGGTGAAGAAAGGCACCAACGAATCGACGAAGACGATCGAGCGTGGTCTGGCAAAGTTAGTGCTGATCAGCGAGGACATAACGCCAGCCGAGATAGTCATGCATCTGCCTCCGCTCTGTGAAGAGAAGGGCGTTCCGTACCTGTACGTGAAGAATCAGAAAGATCTCGGCTCTGCTTGCGGCATCAACAAAGGCTGCGCCTCTGTTGCCATCGTGGACCCCGGAAAAGCGGATGAGGCGATCAGCAAGATTGCAGAGGAATTGAAGACGCTGAAAGGGTAA